Part of the Candidatus Omnitrophota bacterium genome is shown below.
TATTACCGGCGAGCGGGAACTGGCATTTTGCATTGCGCGCGCGCCGGAGATAATACGGCATTATAAAGACAAAATATCATGGGAGGTCTTCTTATCATCCTTGGCCCCGAATTTAATGGCGGAACGCCGCAGGAACAGGATAGGGGACATAACTGCGGCGAGCGTCGATAATTTATGCGGCCGTCTGGCAGATATGGGGTATTCAGACGCTGGCTTTAAAGAGGATATCGACCGATTGCTCGGCGAAGAGTTCTTCCGGGATTTTCGCAATATGGCAGATATCATAAAATTGGAGAGGAGATCGTTGGCCCATTTTATAGAAGTCCGCGAGGTCACCGCCGAGAGCGTGATCGGTGCCACAGAGTGCGGTTGTCTGAACGAAGACATGGAGGAAGCAAGAAAGCGATATCCGCCGATAGACGAAAAACAGGGGTGCAAAATATATAATTCGGTGGGTTACAGATCCTCCGGACCGCCTTCATATGGACCGGACGAAACGGTCTATTCCTACGATATCGTTCTTAAACAGACCGTTGCGGGACCCATGCCTTCTTCAATAGCGCGGCGTTTATTGGCCGGATCGAACGGTGACGGAAAAGAGACGATGGAGCTGGTGAGAAGATTGAATGGAATGGATGACGCCTCTTTTAGAGAGGAATGCCTGCGCCTAGGGCTGTTCAATGGCGAGGGCGATGAGGCGCGATCTTTCAGGAGAAATACGGTGCGGGTAGCCTGCGATATCCTGCACACCACGATAGGGAGGCTTGTTGCCGAAGGATGCAGGATAGTGTCCATAGACGAGTCCGACAGGACCGAAGAGGACTACGAGGGCGGGTACAATCTACCACAATTTGTATTTTACAATATAAGCTATGACGAACCGGCCATAAAGACAACGGACTCCAAGACGAGAAAATGCCTCGTCCTTGACTGTGACGGTGTCTTATGGGGAGGAGTGGTGGGAGAGGACGGCGCGGACGGCATTAATTTAAGCCCGGCACATCTTGAGTTTCAGAGGCGTGTGAAGGCCCTGAAAGAGAGAGGGGTCATCCTGGCGCTAAATAGTAAAAATAACCCAGAAGATGTGTTGGGGGCTTTTGCTGCGCACCCCGAGATGCCTTTACGGCCGGACGATTTTGCAGCCATAAGGGTCAATTGGAACGATAAGGCGACAAATATTTCGGAGCTCGCCGCGGAGCTGAATATAGGATCGGACAGTATGGTCTTTCTGGATGACACTCCGCATGAGAGGGCCCTCGTCAGAAAGATGCGTCCGGAGGTCCTTGTGCCGGATATCCCGGTTTTCCCAGACGCCTATCCCTCTTTTATCAAGAGCCTTGATGTTTTCGGAAAGGATAGACCCGTTACGCCGGAAGATATGAGGAGAACGGAGATGTATGCGGCCATGCAGAGCAGGAATGCTCTGCGCAGCGCGTCGGCTTCCATGGAAGAATATTACCGCTCGTTGGACATGAAAGTGGTGATAAGGGAAGGGCAGGAGAACCTGCCGTTCGTATCCCGGATAGTTCAATTGATCGAGCGGACGAACCAGTTCAACCTTACGGGCAGGAAGCGAACCGAAGAGATGGTGCATTCCAATGTGACCACCGCCGTCCTGGCCGAAAGGGTGTATACGATGGAATTGAGCGACAGGTTCGGCAATGCCGGTATAGTCGGAGTTATGATCCTCACGCGGCCTTTCGACAAAGGGTACAGGATAGACAGGTGGTATGTAGATACTTTCTGTATGAGTTGCAGGGCCATAGGCCTTACAGCCGAAGAGACATTCATGGCCGAGGTCGCAAATAGGCTGAGGAGCGAGGGTACTAAATATCTAGAAGGTAAATATGTGTATACAGGCAAGAATGGGCTTGTAAAGGATGCGTACGGCAGGCTTGGATTCAGGGAGGTCGGGACCGACAGGGAAGGGGGTGTCCACTGGGAAGCGTCCCTGAATGATGCGGTATTGAGCCCCCCTGCGCATATCGAAATATACGATAGCGCAAACCGGATGTTCGAACCGCTGCCGGAACTCGTCTACTCCGGCGGCATCGAAAGCGTCGCTTCCTATCTTTTTACATTGGCCAGGAATAACGGACTGGACGATACGCGGCTAAGGGAATCCTTTGCGCGCGCCCGGCAAGCTATAAAGGAACCCGATACACTGAGAAATCTTTTGTGGTTGGAGATAAACTTGCTCGGATTTCATACGAAGGTCATCAACATCCCGGGCGAGTATAAGACGGCTCATGCGACCTGCGGTAATATCAGGAAAGTAACGGATCGTCTTGTAGCAAGCGGCTATAATATACTGCATGTTGAGGAGACCGGACGGGAGAGGACCGGCAGCGACCTGGGCGAAGTGGATATCAGCTATAAAGTCTATTATTGCCTGCCGGGCAAGGCGGCTATCGTACGCGAGGCCGTACCCGTATATGATTTTATCAACGACGAAAAGTGGATCGACCGTTTCCGCGATCTATTGGATCAAAACCGGTATCAGTTGGGGAGATCGTACTACTCTCTGGTCACCATCATACTGCCGTCTTTTCAAACGGGACATGCAAACGATACGGATGAAGAATGGTCCCGGTATATAAGAGAGCATCTTTTCAGGACACCGCCGGATATGTTAGGCAGGACCGGAGCGGCCGCACCGGATGATCTGAATACAAAAAACGCCGCCGAAGAGATATCCTGGGTAACATTCCTCTTATCAGACCTTATCTATGCGCAGCTCAATGAGGACCGGATCTACGAAATAAGATATGATACCTCGCGGCTTACGCCTTCACAGGCGGACACGATAGAGACCTATATAGAATTGCTGAAACGCAGGGCTTCCAGGCCCGATAATATAAGATCAAGGCCTTTTTCGAGCGCGCAAGGCTCAGAAGAGTCGCTTATCGCGGTATACTGTTCGGGTGAAGATTTTAAAGGAGAAGGGCATGTAGACGTATCTATACCGGAAGGTGGGATAGACAAATATCTTTTAAAAATCACCGACATGATAAATATCGCCCTCGCATCAGCCAGCATACCGGACGACCTTTCGAGGGAAGATGTCGATATATACAGGCCTATATTAAGCTATATCAGCGACAGGCATAAGGCGATACTTGAGGAAGCGCTCGCTATCCCGGAAGATCCCGGAGATATACTGAAAGCGATAAGAAGGATAGTCCTTAAGCTGCCTGTCTCTATGCGCGCGGATCCGGACAGGATCGAAGAGTACAACAGGCTCACCAGAGAGGCCCTTACAGCGGCATAATCCCGGTAAATTCACCCGTCACTTGATTACAGACCTGTAAAGAAGTATAATATCGCAGATGTCAAAGACCGTCTCCGCAAAAGAGAAGTACATGATGAGGGCTGCAAGTATCAGCCTCTGGTTCAATGTCGCGCTCTTCATCTTTAAGCTCGCGGCGCTCATCGTAGTCCGTTCACTGGCCATCGCAACGGATTTCTCGATAACGGTGGTAGGGCTTACGGTCTCCATAATCCTTTATAATTCGCTGAAGTTATCGGTGAGGCCCGCCGACCTCCTGCATAATTACGGCTACGGGAAGGTCGAACACGTATGCGAGGCCATGGAGGGAATAGTCCTCATCGGGATAGCCGCCATCATGTCCTTCCAGGCGTTCGCGACGTTCTTCCATCCGAGCCACGTCACCTTTCCATGGATAGGATTTGCCTCAAGCTCGCTCAGCCTGACGCTGAATTTTGTAGGGGCCTTTTTCATATTCAAGCTGGCACGCAAGAGTTCATCTCCGGCAGTCAGGGCGGAAGGGGTCCACTATATGCTGGAGGGGTTCATATCGACGGCGATCGCGTGCGCTTTTATAGTCACCATACTGTTGACGACGGGCCCATATGCGCATATAGGGCCGTACATCGACCCTGCCGTTACCATACTCGTAGGCATCGCGATCTCGTTGCCCTCACTCAAGCTTACGAGGCAGGCCTTCGTGAATTTACTGGATGTCTCTATCGAGGAGCCGGGCAAGATGGAGGCCGTGGTGCGCCTCGCCCGGCACGCGGACCTATACTGCAATTTCAAAGACCTGAAGACGCGCACCGCGGGCCATAAGAAGTTCATAGAGGTGAAGATAATCCTGCCAAAGGACATGCCGTTTTCCATGGCCCACGATATCGTATCGAAGATCGAGAGCGATATCGCCTCCGGGGTCCCCGACAGCGAAGTTACGGTTACCATGGTGCCCTGCTCGAAAAACTGCGGGTTATTGCAGGACCACAAACCCTGCCCTTATATCGAAGGCGTCGTTTAAGGCCGGACTTGTCGAAAGGAAGATTTGACGCCCGGAAGAATATATGCTAAATTTATAGTATAATGAGAAATAAAAGGAGCCATCATATTTAAAAATAGAGTATTGATAATAGGGTACGGATCAGTCGCAAGGTGTGTTTTCCCCATCCTCCTCAAGCATATCTCCATCCCGTATAAGAATATCACGATAATAGATTTTGTCGACAAGAGAAGAGAGCTTTTACCCTGGATAAGGCGCGGCGTAAAGTATTTCCAGGAGAAGGTCACCCCGTTCAGTATAACCCGGATACTTTCAAAACATGTCTCTCCCGGCGGCATGATAATAGACCTGTCGTGGAATATCGACTGCGTCGAGATGCTCAACTGGTGCCAGGAGAACAAGGTCCTTTATATAAATACCTCGGTAGAGGAGTGGGACCCGTATGCCAATATCCACCAGAAGACGCCCTTTCAGAAGTCGCTCTATTACCGCCAGAAGGAGATACGTAAGATAGCGTCCCGATGGAAGAGGCCGGTGACTACGGCCGTGCTGGACCACGGCGCCAATCCGGGTCTCATATCCCATTTCACAAAGAAAGGTATAGCAGATATAGCGCAGCGGTCATTGCGCAATAATCATCTCCACAAGAGGATCAGGAGAAAGATAGCGCAGTGCCTTAAGGCAAAGATGTTCGGTTGCCTGGCGAGGGAGCTGAACATCAAGACCATACATATAAGCGAGCACGATACTCAGACCACTAACGTGCCGAAAAGGAATAATGAATTCGTAGGGACATGGAGCATCGAAGGCCTGAGGGAAGAGGGTGTATCGCCGGCGGAGATGGGATGGGGGAGCCACGAAAAAGATATCCCGTTATTTTCGACCTTCCCCCCCGAGCGGAGCAAAAACAAGATCTTCCTGTCCCAGATGGGGATGAATACATGGGTCCGTTCGTGGGTCCCCTCCGAAGAGATAGTGGGCATGGTGATACGGCACGCCGAAGCGATAAGCATATCAGACCAGCTCACCGTGAAGGAGAAGGGCAAGGTCGTCTATTGTCCCACGGTCCATTATGCTTACCTGCCGTGCAATGAGACGATAGTCTCCCTCCATGAGCTGAGATGCAGGAATTACGATATCCAGAAGGGCCTGAGGATCATGAACGACGAGATCGTCGACGGAAGCGACATACTCGGCGCCCTGATCATGGGCCACAGGTATAATTCATGGTGGACCGGGAGCGTGCTCAGCATCGAGGAGTCCCGGCGGCTTGTGCCTCATCAGAATGCGACTACGGTCCAGGTCGCTATCGGGGTGGTGTCGGCGGTCATGTGGATGCTGGAGAACCCTCAAAAAGGGCTCTGTATGCCGGATGACCTCCCGTACGAGCACATCCTCAATATAGCGCGCCCGTACCTCGGGCAATTCGTGTCGATGCCGTCCGACTGGACCCCGCTTAAAAATTACCAGGTATTCTTTAAAGAAAACCCCAAGATGTATCTGGACAGGAAGAATGTCTGGGCCTTTAAGAATTTCTTATTCCGCGATTAGGGCCGGAGATCGTGTATCGGCCCTGCCCGTCAGGGCAAAGAGAGACCCCAGGTCTTTTCACTTGGGGTTTGTCATTTTTGGCGGTATAATCTGAAGCTGGGGGGTAATTATCATGACTAAAAAGAAGAAGATACTGGTAGTGGATGACGAGGTCGATTTCGTCGACATGATAAAGATGCGGCTCGAGGCCAACGGATACGAGGTCGCTACAGCCAATAACGGTAAGGATGCCATAAGCATGGTTAAGAAGGACAGGCCCGACGCGGTACTCCTGGACATCATGATGCCGGAGATGGACGGCCTGAGCGTTCTAAAAGAGATACGGTCGGAAGACACGGGCCTGCCGGTCTTTATCATAACCGCGTTCTCAAACGAGACGCGTTTCAAGGCGGCCGGTAAATTGAACGCCTCCGGCTTCATAGTCAAGACGCGGGACCTGGCCGAAGAGATCAGGAACATGACCAGTGTCATAGAGATAGCCGATAAGGTCAAAGGTAAAAGTGGCTAGATCTTTTTTTGCGGCTGGATTTATATTATTAACGGTCTCTTTGATAATGCTTCCGATATGCGCCTACCCGGCCGAGCGGGCGGAAACGGAACGGCTTATAAGAGAGATCACCCCGCCCCTTCAACTCGTGGAAGACCGCGCAGAGAAGAAGGACGAATGGTATGTCGACTCTTTCTATGAGCCGAGCGATATAATCCAGGGGAATAGGACCGGCCACTGGAATGAGCTC
Proteins encoded:
- a CDS encoding saccharopine dehydrogenase C-terminal domain-containing protein produces the protein MIIGYGSVARCVFPILLKHISIPYKNITIIDFVDKRRELLPWIRRGVKYFQEKVTPFSITRILSKHVSPGGMIIDLSWNIDCVEMLNWCQENKVLYINTSVEEWDPYANIHQKTPFQKSLYYRQKEIRKIASRWKRPVTTAVLDHGANPGLISHFTKKGIADIAQRSLRNNHLHKRIRRKIAQCLKAKMFGCLARELNIKTIHISEHDTQTTNVPKRNNEFVGTWSIEGLREEGVSPAEMGWGSHEKDIPLFSTFPPERSKNKIFLSQMGMNTWVRSWVPSEEIVGMVIRHAEAISISDQLTVKEKGKVVYCPTVHYAYLPCNETIVSLHELRCRNYDIQKGLRIMNDEIVDGSDILGALIMGHRYNSWWTGSVLSIEESRRLVPHQNATTVQVAIGVVSAVMWMLENPQKGLCMPDDLPYEHILNIARPYLGQFVSMPSDWTPLKNYQVFFKENPKMYLDRKNVWAFKNFLFRD
- a CDS encoding cation diffusion facilitator family transporter, giving the protein MSKTVSAKEKYMMRAASISLWFNVALFIFKLAALIVVRSLAIATDFSITVVGLTVSIILYNSLKLSVRPADLLHNYGYGKVEHVCEAMEGIVLIGIAAIMSFQAFATFFHPSHVTFPWIGFASSSLSLTLNFVGAFFIFKLARKSSSPAVRAEGVHYMLEGFISTAIACAFIVTILLTTGPYAHIGPYIDPAVTILVGIAISLPSLKLTRQAFVNLLDVSIEEPGKMEAVVRLARHADLYCNFKDLKTRTAGHKKFIEVKIILPKDMPFSMAHDIVSKIESDIASGVPDSEVTVTMVPCSKNCGLLQDHKPCPYIEGVV
- a CDS encoding response regulator produces the protein MTKKKKILVVDDEVDFVDMIKMRLEANGYEVATANNGKDAISMVKKDRPDAVLLDIMMPEMDGLSVLKEIRSEDTGLPVFIITAFSNETRFKAAGKLNASGFIVKTRDLAEEIRNMTSVIEIADKVKGKSG
- a CDS encoding HAD-IIIC family phosphatase, with amino-acid sequence MHRYKLKELIRNGSVWASRASSAWLFNLKFRKVLVTAISLGISASFYTESACYGLATLPASQNPVIKREILAALHRTKIRYAESEDAIRLLRANNASCLLLSSGNYLVTKEVARDDTALLRAIIHEDIEAIMQITAKDDKYRYRGIKELILKHFPPGKNNDLPMESYVNHTVASAFEWLVLTEDGVAHNGDIPESESVFIGAIASVIIANKHNLFTDEFWDSGIRGRKIREALRKGMRFYLAASPNNAALLDRRSYGMEVDDVIYDSRIYTALSNCSQVPGSVRDIPLYFKEESEFSRYFDVDTVETGGQTGEDSSGREIYMQYRIKYKLRPCYVEKVNFSVSHLICGIVNNLNPPLLRFPVWDGEYNHSDVVFDLFKKETPPYEDISAEARMWIDRFSAITGERELAFCIARAPEIIRHYKDKISWEVFLSSLAPNLMAERRRNRIGDITAASVDNLCGRLADMGYSDAGFKEDIDRLLGEEFFRDFRNMADIIKLERRSLAHFIEVREVTAESVIGATECGCLNEDMEEARKRYPPIDEKQGCKIYNSVGYRSSGPPSYGPDETVYSYDIVLKQTVAGPMPSSIARRLLAGSNGDGKETMELVRRLNGMDDASFREECLRLGLFNGEGDEARSFRRNTVRVACDILHTTIGRLVAEGCRIVSIDESDRTEEDYEGGYNLPQFVFYNISYDEPAIKTTDSKTRKCLVLDCDGVLWGGVVGEDGADGINLSPAHLEFQRRVKALKERGVILALNSKNNPEDVLGAFAAHPEMPLRPDDFAAIRVNWNDKATNISELAAELNIGSDSMVFLDDTPHERALVRKMRPEVLVPDIPVFPDAYPSFIKSLDVFGKDRPVTPEDMRRTEMYAAMQSRNALRSASASMEEYYRSLDMKVVIREGQENLPFVSRIVQLIERTNQFNLTGRKRTEEMVHSNVTTAVLAERVYTMELSDRFGNAGIVGVMILTRPFDKGYRIDRWYVDTFCMSCRAIGLTAEETFMAEVANRLRSEGTKYLEGKYVYTGKNGLVKDAYGRLGFREVGTDREGGVHWEASLNDAVLSPPAHIEIYDSANRMFEPLPELVYSGGIESVASYLFTLARNNGLDDTRLRESFARARQAIKEPDTLRNLLWLEINLLGFHTKVINIPGEYKTAHATCGNIRKVTDRLVASGYNILHVEETGRERTGSDLGEVDISYKVYYCLPGKAAIVREAVPVYDFINDEKWIDRFRDLLDQNRYQLGRSYYSLVTIILPSFQTGHANDTDEEWSRYIREHLFRTPPDMLGRTGAAAPDDLNTKNAAEEISWVTFLLSDLIYAQLNEDRIYEIRYDTSRLTPSQADTIETYIELLKRRASRPDNIRSRPFSSAQGSEESLIAVYCSGEDFKGEGHVDVSIPEGGIDKYLLKITDMINIALASASIPDDLSREDVDIYRPILSYISDRHKAILEEALAIPEDPGDILKAIRRIVLKLPVSMRADPDRIEEYNRLTREALTAA